Proteins from a genomic interval of Liolophura sinensis isolate JHLJ2023 chromosome 3, CUHK_Ljap_v2, whole genome shotgun sequence:
- the LOC135463855 gene encoding beta-1,3-galactosyl-O-glycosyl-glycoprotein beta-1,6-N-acetylglucosaminyltransferase-like, with translation MSVANCLVNSRGSKKTIFLLLSAGSVLLLILTVHSFGGWPKPKVFSTWSVYPLGNKRNLREKVEPVRHSNKTTFTPRIMLANSPVSLTQKIATQSTKTNSEKNEMKGVRKDYNKERARLYHVLNARSPVKQVKCSALIQDDADEQRRVRDLMLNRPRISLSGQDYIKLTSDCTHFKLFRGYITDHLSTEEMNFPIAFSIIMYKDIEQTERLLRAIYQPQNYYCIHVDGKSEDSIKNGMKAVAKCFDNVFLVEKPVAVVWGKFTVLEAELLCMKELWAYQKWKYFINLTGQEFPLKTNFELVKILKAYNGSNNLEGTRESANKDRWIQAGPPPHGIIPTKGSVHIAASRGFVGFLLKNQIALDFLEWVKKTSIPDETFFSTLNHNPHLGVPGSYKGRPETDLTSYHFLTRYKIWDGGMFSRPCKGKYHNSICIFGTDDLPSLTLQPHLFANKFHWDFQPYAWDCLEEWHFNKTRDGFLHKTDFDVSYYKTLSFVKNKVI, from the exons ATGAGTGTTGCCAATTGTTTAGTGAACTCAAGGGGCTCAAAGAAAACTATATTTCTTCTGCTTTCTGCTGGATCAGTACTTCTGTTAATATTGACAGTACATTCATTCGGAGGATGGCCAAAGCCGAAAGTGTTTAGCACCTGGAGCGTTTATCCTCTTGGCAATAAGCGAAACCTAAGGGAAAAAGTGGAACCTGTTCGCCATAGTAATAAAACGACTTTCACGCCTAGAATTATGCTCGCAAATTCGCCTGtaagtttaacacaaaaaatTGCTACGCAATCGACGAAAACAAATTccgaaaaaaatgaaatgaaaggtGTCAGGAAAGATTACAATAAAGAGCGCGCACGGTTGTACCATGTGTTGAACGCAAGATCGCCAGTAAAGCAAGTAAAGTGCAGTGCTCTGATACAAGACGACGCCGATGAACAAAGGCGGGTACGTGATCTCATGTTGAATAGACCCCGAATTTCTCTGTCTGGTCAGGATTACATCAAGCTTACGAGTGACTGCACACATTTCAAGCTCTTTAGGGGCTACATAACAGATCACCTAAGCACAGAGGAAATGAACTTCCCCATCGCCTTTAGCATTATCATGTACAAAGACATTGAACAAACGGAGAGGTTGCTCAGAGCCATTTACCAGCCTCAGAATTACTACTGTATCCACGTGGACGGAAAGTCAGAGGACTCCATTAAAAACGGGATGAAAGCCGTGGCGAAGTGTTTTGACAACGTATTTCTTGTGGAGAAACCAGTTGCTGTAGTGTGGGGAAAATTTACGGTCCTAGAAGCGGAACTTCTCTGCATGAAGGAATTATGGGCGTACCAAAAATGGAAATACTTCATAAATCTGACGGGACAGGAATTTCCTTTGAAGACCAACTTTGAGCTTGTGAAAATTCTAAAGGCTTATAATGGTTCCAACAATCTAGAAGGCACGCGGGAAAG TGCAAACAAGGATCGCTGGATCCAGGCGGGACCGCCGCCCCACGGCATCATACCTACGAAGGGTTCCGTTCACATCGCAGCCTCTAGGGGATTTGTTGGCTTTCTCCTGAAAAACCAGATTGCCCTGGATTTTCTCGAATGGGTAAAGAAGACGTCAATACCCGATGAAACATTCTTCTCCACATTAAACCACAATCCTCATCTCGGTGTCCCAGGGTCTTACAAAG GTCGCCCAGAAACCGACCTGACTTCCTACCACTTTCTGACCCGCTACAAAATTTGGGATGGTGGCATGTTCAGCAGGCCGTGTAAGGGTAAATATCACAACAGCATTTGTATTTTTGGCACAGATGATTTACCCAGTCTCACTTTACAGCCACATCTGTTCGCCAATAAATTCCACTGGGACTTTCAGCCGTACGCATGGGATTGTCTGGAGGAATGGCACTTTAACAAAACACGGGACGGTTTTCTCCACAAAACAGACTTCGACGTATCTTACTACAAAACCTTGAGCTTTGTAAAAAACAAAGTTATATGA